The region AAATActgtaaagaaaaacacttgATCAATTGTGGAGCAATGCCACAATAACCATACTGACAATTAATTTTACAGATTGTGAGAATTCGGGCTTCATATTTACATTACTCTATATTATGAGAACATTTTTGGTTGTGATTCACATGTAAAATAATTCAGAACCAGATTTCACATACAGACTGTAATCTacatcaacaaacaaacaatttattGCATATGAGAACAAAATATGCAGTTAGTGCCTGTGTGTTAAATAATGTTATCTATGTCTATAATTTAACTGGCTTACTGTTAGGATGTTCATCACTCATACTGTGCCGCCTTTTGCTCTCTGAAAataaaaccacacatatagtattggaagttatatatatatatatatatatatatatatatatataacataatagaACCTTCAATAGCCATGGATTCGAGAATGTGCATAGTTAAACTCGGTTTAAATTTGCTTCAAAATTACTTTAGGAACTTTGAAGTTAAAGacaattaaaaatactaataataaatacaatgacAGTGTCAGTAAAGTTTTACTCAGTGTTTGAAACTTACGTCGCTCGAACTCTCTGGCTTCGAAAGAAACGACTGAATCTAGACAAATAAGCATGACACTAAATAAACACCCCAAAGTACAGAACACAAAGCAAAATTAAAACTTAGTGACAGCACTCTTCCATATTTGATCAATTTTCGATGACTTCCACTTCCAGAAAATATTACTTAATCACGGgttattgttgtttgtttatagACTACAAAGCTAAATATAAAAAGGCAGTATTtgttacacttttaaaaatggcAGTAGCATTTCAAACTAGAACttctatattttattgtaatttgatCTGTTGCCTACCCATTGTGGACGTTGTTTCACCGCCACCTGCTTTGTGCTGAATTCTGATTTCTATTCTGATTTCTATTCTGATTCTTCTTCCCGTCGCGTGCACGCACACGACGCGCTCTCCAGTCTCGTTTTAAAGTGAAACAGAAACTGTGCAGAGAGGCTTCGACAGTGTAATTAATACAGAACAAACTGATGCTTGTTTGATTTTACTTTTTGCCAAATTCAATGACATTTACCTTTACACTGAGCTGGCCTTGTATGCAGCTGGCTCTGACAGACCTTTACAGTTCCTGTTAATTCATAGGTGTAATTCTGACTTTGATCAAATGTAGGCTATATGAAATTATCTGCACCCTCACAGAAAATCCACATGAATTTCACACTTTCCACATGTGGTGTTGATCCATGTTGCAACACAATAGAGCACATATTAGGTAATATTTTCGTTTACACAATTTtgcaaaatcagacaatattgtgtctaatatataccacaatattaactttttattatttaattgttgcAAATacatatcacatttgcaactgtTCAGTGTTCAAAAATGCTGGGAAAATCCCTTAACTTAACCCGACAAGAGTGATTACTGAATGCTGtcaaaaaatcacattttcaaaaaataaataaataaatcacccactgactttcaaagctgctacagtaacgactttctacttcgaggaccttgatagaaatgtagcggagtgaaaagtacaatatttgtctttcagatgtagtgaagttaaagtcatataattccagaaaaaaataatactcgtaAAGTaaagatactcaaaaagtgtacttaagtacaatactacAGTAAATGTAGCCCTACTTCactactgtccacctctgctcGTTGATGAGTAATATAATGTAAGTAGAACATGGCTGTGAAGTAATCATTTATTCAAGATAAGCAGCTGCTCAGTGAATATCTGATTTCAGATGCTGTCATATTGTTTGTAGAGTTTCAGATCTCAGTGTAAAGGTTAAATTTGCGACACAGAGCTGAAGATGTAAATGTGTGAtgaaacacacctgattcacaTCAAGATCTACTGTTTAAAAACAGAAGAGTGTCTATTATAAGCTGCTAAAagtttgtttgctaacatttaatgaaaaatcaCCATTAGGCCTATTATTTGTGAGCTGATAACTGAATGGTATTCACTGAATTAACTATCAAATATTACTGAGgcattgtaaataaaaatgtgcaattaataatatttatatttattgtaatgcattgACGGTTGTTTCCATCTTTGTCCACTAGATGGCGCAAGCAGATTTTTTACTGTAATCTCAAAGGCCTTTAGTTTCAGGTTACAGTATGAGAAGAGATCTGATCTGAAGATGAATGAGGATCATAATGTCACACATAGAGCATAATTAGACTGTCATAATCAGCTTCATGAGGGTATAACTGGCTTCAGAGAAAACAACAGAGCGAATGGAAAATCTGACAAcgatagttaataataataataataatgttttatttctatagcGCCTTTCCAGGGCTCAAGGAGGCTTTATAATGTACATGCAACAAGGAAAGAATAACACTGGAAGGGTAGACAATGATTGCTAAACAATAGTCTGTAGAAACAGTAAAAGAACATTATATAGACAGCTCCAGTCGCCCCGATCTGTGCCGTCACCCAGCAGCGAAGACCCATGACTGCTTTTGAATCTGGAAAAAGgttttatatttacacacacacacacacacatatatatatacacatacacacactctcttcCTTCCCTGCTAATAGGACATACTATCATGACAAAATTAACAATTCGTTTAACAACTCTCGCttgctctttaaaacatttccCTCGCTCCTTTGTCCacctccttcatcaactctaTCAGCTGACATGTTCTTATAAGTGCGATAAGATTTGCGTGAGTCATTCCTATCACGAAGCTGATGGTCTAATATGTGATCTATCTGAATTATTTAGAGAAACAGacactttaaaatgttatgGAGAAAGTCGAACAGTAGCTAAAATAAGACAAACTAAAAAGACTGAGGAAAAGAGGAGAAAACAGTCTTGAACCAGCACTAACATATATTAAACTACTCATGACCACCTTTACTAGAAGTTATCATGctttattgctataaacttATCAAATTTATTCTAACTTGTAGAATTTATATTAGATAATCTGTTAAGGGAATAGATAATAGGCTAGTCTTATTATAACAAATGCTACAGTTAAGAACTATGGTACATGGCCTTCAGATATTCCAAAAGATGGCACAGATTAAATCATTAAGAGTCTGATGAACTGttaataagaaataaacaatatcaGTATAAGAAAATGTTAAGTTAGATTGACTTCCCATGGCATGTTGAATAACATTCTGTCAAACTATAGCCTATAACTgcctaaataatataaaattcattgcacacacacacacacacacacacacacacatatatatatatatatatatacacactatgTAAACAAGTAATTGTTAACTATGATGTTACTTTATTGCACCAGCTTTGAATAGATGATGGCACAAAAGACCATTTTTAAACCCCATGATTAATTAGTCTCTACATGGGCTTAAAGTGTACTAAGTATTCTTGAAGTTGTTCCACTTCACCACataaaagtacagtaaatacaCTTTAAATTGTGCTTTACTTCAATTTAATGacaactaaaatatacttaGTACAAAATGTGTTGTTCCAAAATAGCAAATTTAAAGTTAACTAATCATTAACACATTTGAAGTATATCAATCATTAGCCTGGCTGCAAGTACACGCAAGTATgccaaaattcaaaatacttatataatatattatacgGCTTCTCGAAGATTAATGCAAAGCATTGTCAAATATGGAATACAAACCCTAAACCAACTGAGATGAAATCAAATTTCTATTCCTCCTCGATGCATGTTTGAGCAATAGTTCCTATACTGTACATTAGGATACTTTAATATCTATTCAATTCAGCACAATTCTATTCAGTTTATAAGCTGTCAGAACATGCTGATACTGCAAACTGGTACTTCTTACCATATTAATGTATTGTTgtaattataaacacactggTCTGTATAGCGCAAATAGTTTGACTGTTTACTGCACTTTATTCTTCTCCTCGAGGCTAATGAATCTGAAGTCTTGCACTTTTTACTTGAACTAGTTTACTTCCTTGTTGCCTCATCGTCTGATGTTTCTATCACACCATACAAAAACACTGGTTTAACAGGTTTGGTTGGTCTGTTGAATATAGCCCCGGTATAAAAACACAAGCTCAATCCTGGTATAAAACAGAGCGCACTCATGAATCTCTGTAGCTGCTGACTGTGACGCGAGGATCTGTGGATCATTATTTCTGCATGACTTTAGTGTATATTCAGTGTGATTTTATAAACACTTACATGTTCTTACAGGTGAGAAATATGTTTCTAACACATGATTTCATTAATCATTATATCCTACTTTACTGAGCAGCTTCATTTTCATACAAATGACTGGATTATTTGCcattttatcaaaaatgttttaatttctgCCACTTGTAAATTACTGAATGTTtgtattattacagtgtaaTCATTGTTTGTCTCTGTATGCCTTGTTTCATATCACTTTAACACCGCTGGCTTTAATTAAACTGTATTTGTGTGATTACAGACACGAATGgagtttaaaaagaaaacaacacaaacagaaAGCTGCCGGAGCATCAGAAACCACAGATGAGCAAAATaacagaaaagagagagaaatggaggTCAGAAATAAGACACAAATCTGTGAATCACAAGAGAAGAGCAGACAGATGTGTGCCAGATGGGACAGTATGCAGAGACTGAAGCCATTGTGTAAGTGTTTGTTAATCATTCATCACATTTTACTCTCGCTCGATTAGCTGTTGTTTTCTCAAGACTCCTGTCATGAAGTGACACATTCAGACAAATTCATCAGACTGACTTTCTGACTAAATCATTTACAGAATACAGATAGTGTTTGATTGACAGAACAGTTATTGATCaagaacataaatataaatgtaaaaaaatgtacatgAGGATAATCTACTATATGTTTGTGATTTCTAGTGTAATGTGATCCAGACGGATTTGTGAAGTTTGATTCTGATGTTAAACGTGAGGTGAGATTCTCAGATCGAACCCTTCATCACTGACATCCATCAGCAGCTGCTGAAGACctaaacatcatcatcatcatcatcatcagactACGGTTCACGGTCTGTTCATCTCCTGACATCTGGAGGCTTTTACAGACTCGTCTgatcacaaacacactcagcaGGAGCTGCATCTTCTGATATCACGCTGATGCTGGACTTTACTGTCATCATCATGAACATCTGACCTGCATCTGCGTCACAGAGACTCGTTTtcatttgacaaaatatttgtttcattttgcaCTGCCTCATATttgatgcattttcatttactaTGCATGCTTTTGTATTCCTGtatattatgatttatttaatagATTCTATCCACCTTATTTCTAACAGAAATACTCTCTAACATACATTGAATGTATCTGGCTTCTGCTGTCATACACTTCCAGTTATTTTTAGCTGCACAAAACAGCTCATTATGCTGCTTGATGCTGCAAAACCTGGTACTACTTTTAATGAAGTGTCATAATTATAAAAACACAGGTCTGTAGAGCAATTGTTTTACCGTTCACTGCACTTTATTATTCTAGTTATTTCCATATTGCAGCTGATGAATCTGAAGTCTTGCACTTTCACAGAAAATCACTTACTTCCGTGttgcaaaataaggtggatatttCTCTGTATATTTTTGTATCGTTCCATCGTTCCGTTTATTGCATATGCGTTTATTAACTTTTCATCCTATTCTTAATTAATGTAACAACCATTGGAGGACAATAAAGATTCAGTATTTTGTTCATACAACTTACTTTTTAGTTATGGAGTCAATAACAGCATCTCAAAGCTGGGAATCTCTCTGGACAGACGGCTGGTCAATCACACAACACAGATtcatacaaacaaacatcagTGTCTTCAGTTCACTGCACAACAGCTGCAGCTCGTCTGTATGGACAATATATTCATCCACTAGAAAACACAGACCTCTAAACTCAATAATAATTTGTAAGTGTCTTCAGCATTCctcaacaaatatttttaggTGTTTCTAGTCAAGAAATGACCAggatatattaaaattaagcgAATAGCGCCGCCTTCAGGCTGAATAACGAAGTCATAAAAAATGACACTGAACCaccttttttattcaaatgctTTGAACAACACAGAAAGGCATTCAAAACTGAAAGATTTACATATCATGACTGAGATTACATTAAATTTTCATTTCCACTCAATTCTGTTCATGATTCACTCCAaacctttgctcagtatttcaTCTGTGCTTCTGCTTTTGTGTATCGATGCTGTTTCTGACAGAAGAATCACTTTTATTCTCAGCTTTCTCATGTGCTTCATCTCTCATTTCACACACAacatttctgtttcatttataaTACGTTTTCCTCATTTCAAAGcaacaaaaaattaattaaaataatgcaattatttcTATACAGAAGCGTTTTAATCTAAGATGAAAATAAATTGATACATTCATACTacagaatgtatgtaaaacatgGCTGTGAGGTAATTATACAGAGAAGCAGGTTATACAAAGATATGGGGAGCCAAGCCCTGCAATGATTTAAAAGTGAGCAGGAGAATTTTAATTTGATCCACAGCAGTACATGCGCACGTCATTGAGAGCGGTGTCGTCTATCCATATTCCCTCGTGCTCTTGTACCCGTGTCATGATGCCACAAATCCCTGACCCTTGACATGTTGAGCTCCAGTCGCCCCAATAACCCCAATCTGTGCCGTCACCCTCCAGAAAAGACCCATGACTGCATTTGAACCTGgaaaaaagtttatatatatatatatatatatatatatatatatattatttttatttatttattttttttgtatatatgtttttttaaatgtagttgtGCACATTCTGCATTTCTGCATTAGTGGATGACGGCCACATACTCACATGATGTTGTTTGCGGCTGAGTTGTCTGCAATTACTTGGTAGGTATCGACTCTCAGCTGAAAAGCAGTCAAGATTCCAAAAGGACACCATTTGATTTCTGTCCATTTACCAaagctgaagaaaaaaacacaggTTTAATACTGAAAGttcaaaaaaatgaatttgtctAGTGTGGTTTATTAAAGAAGCTGCTTCTAACCCTTAATGTAAGAATTCATAATAACACAAACCTGCTATAACTAGTATTACTACTCTTTAGACTGAGCCCATTACCTTCCTACTTCTGACTGAACTGTGGCGTAgtcgtaatatgagacttctaaGGCTCTGGACGGATCGATGCAGTGAAGGCGAATCCCGTTGAGTGCAGTGTTATCATCCCAAGGGGCATAGGAAATTTCTTCCACCTtgaaaaaacaacacaacactCCTAAATTTGAAAGAGCTACAAGCAATCCTTGAAAGTTAACTCGGTTACACTTTAAGTTGTCCTTGTtaaagtgtaattatacatttaagcagTGAGTaatattaactacatgtacttatatggttagggttaggttttgtcttagggttacttgcatgtaattatgcataattaattattataatagtaagtacatgtaacgtgcaacaaggacaccttaaaataaagtgttaccgttaaCTCTAACCATCCCATAGTAACATTCATCTTCGTGTCCTTTACTATTAAACAGATGCATTTCCCTGAAGATAGCAGGAACTAAATGACGAGTAATGATCAGTCAGCAGCTTACATGTTTAAAGGATTCAATGCCAGACCTACCTTTAGACTGAACCCTGCAGCATACATTCCAGTTGGACAGAGATCCATAGACCCCCACGACCCCCAGGACATTCCATTAGACACAGTCAGCACTGATTTGTAATTTCTTGGCTTAGAAACTAATACTGTAACTGACTGAATGCTCACATGCAGCCCAATAATGACTAACAGTAAAGAAATAAAGTAATGCATTGCTGCAGCACTGGCCTGATGGATTAAAATACAGGTGAAATTAATTCTACTCGATTTCTACACCAAAAACTGATCCAGGGTCAGTAAAACTGCTCAAAGGAACAATAATTTCTTCAAATCCAGAA is a window of Onychostoma macrolepis isolate SWU-2019 chromosome 21, ASM1243209v1, whole genome shotgun sequence DNA encoding:
- the LOC131528292 gene encoding vitelline membrane outer layer protein 1-like; its protein translation is MHYFISLLLVIIGLHVSIQSVTVLVSKPRNYKSVLTVSNGMSWGSWGSMDLCPTGMYAAGFSLKVEEISYAPWDDNTALNGIRLHCIDPSRALEVSYYDYATVQSEVGSFGKWTEIKWCPFGILTAFQLRVDTYQVIADNSAANNIMFKCSHGSFLEGDGTDWGYWGDWSSTCQGSGICGIMTRVQEHEGIWIDDTALNDVRMYCCGSN